From a region of the Colias croceus chromosome 30, ilColCroc2.1 genome:
- the LOC123704542 gene encoding uncharacterized protein LOC123704542, translated as MKYDFVCKNGQNTPALDDYEGIYTVQSANINRTSQETVEVSTQINQPIQEFPKALNSYKALKKQYKPFTGSEKFPFLNQPLTLNHDLKDELVTNGNAEEIKFKQTEYSDEDTKRKEKELAVKTIVERLKFIQSLTSNRAYEEYKHEFEKHHVQDKIENSFKQEKKEVKHIQKIEKFNKKELKCETNKNDLQTIKMTAFDIVDENIKRAVSVAEEIKREIDVELTDKRQTIEKRELKVDNKVKSSGFQKESFENKDKQTTESSLKRLTKQSAFNLGLQTIPYMKSYMESNYFKTIIVKTIFLHLTKFLVSLSRYMLSKQKSMKQIYEYNKQLKESQYIMFEGQDEEYYEDRILSGAEMSRKFGKTPLEFTEKMDQVIIEMEGETRVERSRSRSRSRVTESVTSNEWEYEMKTKVMEELVKKFYYAYVLFVGWSEYYDVGEVKQSKERLESSTEEIMKKDIIEKELKEIVIRDETPLTYVAVVESHVYPNEEAIRRDTLKITEQVEKIAVDIKKEQTATCTDLQHHVVEIRKEKPEKIVVVESIEDITPIDEEKPVAFLEKGITGITVQTTEVLEPVMEIKTEQIQLKQARSSIEKSGVNIASSEAIVLQEEKDEEFVLPDTLPRKSITMIEPPLKIVAETTEVQINEMQTEPLQEFKSKVEMSNATVEPVIKPVAEVFETTINQPNTETIEALEVKQEMPKVLLEPITKYIAETNIVKTDEANISKFVENIPKNENVKSSVETPNKIVAQRELFIDAESTQILDDLKIKQEFSDTLVETPSQTVAMKSETFLDEMSVELGAKVDVKRESIKNIFEPPIQTVAQKHETYVDTADLSKLEKIKNTEESTRYSTETSIKSVAETGEVDVTIADIGLYNEEKVKAENTVLAVESSFKSIADKLEHITNDESIQQLDKLSLVGEKISVSVEMPSQIVAETSESIINESSADLFETAITDIENTNNKVETPQKIVAQMFETYVNDSSKEFEKFDTKSSKLEAAIEEPVKTIVETNEIYISDAVGVIGEFKLSEEKLKSNLETQLKTVAQSYVTLTDEISGIFKSDKLQTDNTSSLIEPPIKSVALSSETLLSETGSKFAEKQIIQENSRVSIEVPFKTVANKIEISASEEIEGIVEKFDTKMEVSKGSIDTSCKSVAEISANILNESSVEMEIKELKTNTPKTLMDESLRFVAEAVIPVIEEPSEALDTPKIINEEAKLAIDNFEPTIITEVLLAEPNQESFEVQEVKSKIPSSKLEEPFLPVAETIYLSTEGPKDDVFNVPKVIEEHANTEFKSSEATKVTDVLPLEPPCDLLEVPEIKHRQSRTLLEETKFVAASTEINSQLGPKEDSFIIPNIINQNANLKIDELKAIETLVVNLEEATQKSSVEFKIDEMKSKTSIEDNLKTVAQKVIVSAAESEKVISDVSEVSVQSATLAVQSLAALAQTAVIPIEEVKTGAKSSELSSHNAKILLQESTAAHVLQVNAISSSINENFEISKNLKKVETSVERSEAASAKASEIEVKEAKCEITEIVDDKSYADVEAEFTVELAHDEPEVDASAELRIVKKQAIKKQEDMSASLEIQKDIEYIENGMTSIIKSVEADLQATKLSKKFKVEAKLVRNEGSKSPSPDTPIIDVYFFKVDTPQERKRVSSEVQSTELDYRSVKKRRYTQAEMSVAQSIGIEYQISDSDQESESEYMEVEYVDEEEYIKRQSSKFQAAMFEQSAATHIEAGSKTSQSLQASQTTQRSSKHKRSEASVAVSARQEKSSISEQSSASIEMTRKSNQAMMAQSIAASAESVSAHSTNASLEISQRSHEASIAGSLAVSAKQEQMVSATQSSYESTEMSQQSNQSAVAVRRKKKQMSASSQQSSQLSMESQETSIQQSSAATKVKSARKSTNIQELEVDTKSLQKDISVIEKDIESRHAKLSSADHKTRIEGGSIHDTKSPSPPIQPPTPLTDEYMFRLVAPLPSREGTPVPRDCTDSSESDEEILKKKLTPHIDLTIEQRIFDPPLPTPPTSPERRTKPFYTKPGLRGGGDRLDITKEEILEIGRQSTLLASAIGETIRNIQQYKSEAGINKDMEYNSSEMEISEFKSMELKEFKSEVAADNKVEVLIDKMIETSRRFSGDAEDVGIAKEEGKECIIPINKFNISNRMDSSSLGYNIQKPNNINYNKLNNTILQIICSEIYRGVERYTDTSVTAEKESSNQVQSSFKLEEVKERKMDGNKLSDQLMRSVQSMIDPNATLEERLKQVQSQIAELSRLPDVIQKTLEDVKMQFEQLNQQVQQKNVEIQMSQSVQAESHQQFRVSEQVFESKKEEIESQKPIIIEVTESENAEPKNLEPIQQKEIVHSVEEDLEIQNIIEKRRLEAESKVDEELMKERLSQELRLVRERLSPKPGVEGRSMPNLGLPERFAQNLGPHERSSPKLDVAGPAFQEPARPVTPKMWKKLDTYDDANLEQVLSETLAAQAEVIQGKAIGVNFKKYEKPPPPLDHLQHSEVYKAIHDMEQKPLKKVELLKPAIAASDYVELEVLLDLGPHPDETVVNKTVNELKSLDGVKEAIFKDGAVMVETVLPSTMVVDIISRVSGKRAVLQGFGETQSAVAMISNQSCGKIIMGVVRFQQTEQGPLVADVCIDGLTPGEHGLHVHDTGDLSEGCKSIGGHFNPHKSPHGGPLDPPEKRHAGDLGNIIADDTGRATFRILDNVLKVSDIVGRSIAVTSQCDDMGRGSSPLSKVNGDSGEPIACGIIARSAGIFQNPKRICACDGVVVWDEKDRPLAGKGRRQCCVKDSEVKQCCKV; from the exons TCTCGGTAGCTGAAGAAATAAAAAGGGAGATTGATGTGGAATTGACAGATAAACGGCAAACTATAGAAAAAAGGGAATTAAAAGTCGATAACAAAGTCAAGTCTTCTGGTTTTCAAAAGGAAAGTTTCGAGAATAAAGATAAACAAACGACTGAATCTTCTCTAAAAAGATTAACTAAACAAAGTGCTTTTAATCTTGGCCTGCAAACTATACCTTATATGAAATCTTACATGGAAtctaattatttcaaaacaattattgtaaaaacgATATTTCTTCACTTAACTAAGTTCCTAGTGTCTTTATCAAGATACATGTTAAGTAAACAGAAATcaatgaaacaaatatatgagTACAATAAGCAACTTAAAGAAAGTCAATATATCATGTTTGAAGGACAAGATGAAGAGTATTATGAAGACAGAATTTTGTCTGGAGCTGAAATGTCAAGAAAATTTGGTAAAACTCCTTTAGAATTTACTGAAAAGATGGACCAAGTAATAATTGAAATGGAAGGTGAAACTAGAGTCGAGAGAAGTAGGTCCAGAAGTCGAAGCAGAGTTACAGAAAGTGTGACAAGTAATGAATGGgaatatgaaatgaaaactaAAGTAATGGAAGAGTTGGTGAAGAAATTTTACTATGCCTACGTATTGTTCGTAGGATGGAGTGAGTATTATGATGTTGGTGAAGTAAAGCAATCCAAAGAGCGTCTAGAGTCTTCTACAGAGGAGATAATGAAGAAGGACATAATTGAGAAAGAACTTAAAGAGATTGTTATTAGGGATGAGACTCCATTGACTTACGTAGCTGTTGTTGAATCTCATGTTTATCCAAATGAAGAGGCTATCCGACGAGATACTTTGAAAATAACTGAACAAGTTGAAAAAATCGCGGTCGATATCAAAAAAGAACAAACGGCAACTTGCACTGATCTCCAGCATCACGTTGTAGaaataagaaaagaaaaacCAGAAAAGATAGTAGTTGTCGAGTCTATTGAAGACATTACTCCGATAGATGAAGAAAAACCAGTAGCTTTCTTGGAAAAGGGAATAACTGGAATCACTGTCCAAACTACGGAAGTTTTAGAACCTGTGATGGAAATAAAAACTGAGCAAATTCAACTGAAGCAAGCCCGTTCTTCAATAGAAAAATCTGGTGTCAATATAGCTAGCAGCGAGGCTATAGTACTTCAAGAAGAAAAAgatgaagaatttgttttgcCTGATACGCTGCCAAGAAAATCAATCACAATGATAGAACCCCCATTAAAAATAGTAGCTGAAACGACAGAGGttcaaataaatgaaatgcAAACCGAACCACTGCAAGAATTCAAATCTAAAGTAGAAATGTCTAATGCAACTGTTGAACCAGTCATAAAACCAGTTGCTGAAGTATTTGAGACTACAATAAATCAACCAAATACAGAAACAATCGAGGCTCTTGAAGTTAAGCAAGAAATGCCTAAAGTATTATTGGAGcctataacaaaatatattgctGAAACAAATATAGTAAAGACGGATGAAGCAAATATAAGTAAGTTTGTTGAAAACATTCCGAAGAACGAAAATGTAAAATCGTCTGTTGAAACACCAAACAAAATTGTGGCTCAAAGAGAGCTTTTTATAGACGCGGAAAGTACACAAATTTtagatgatttaaaaataaaacaagaatttTCTGACACTTTAGTAGAAACTCCTTCACAAACTGTAGCAATGAAAAGCGAAACGTTCTTGGACGAAATGAGCGTTGAGCTTGGCGCAAAAGTTGATGTTAAAAGAGaaagtatcaaaaatatatttgaaccGCCCATTCAGACCGTTGCTCAAAAACATGAGACATATGTAGACACAGCTGATCTAAGTAagttagaaaaaataaaaaataccgaAGAATCTACTCGTTATTCAACTGAAACATCGATTAAGTCAGTTGCTGAAACCGGAGAAGTTGATGTAACTATTGCTGATATTGGTTTATACAATGAAGAAAAAGTGAAAGCCGAAAACACTGTCCTTGCTGTTGAAAGTTCTTTCAAATCCATTGCGGATAAACTAGAACATATAACTAATGATGAAAGTATTCAACAACTAGATAAACTTAGTTTGGTTGGTGAAAAAATTTCAGTTTCTGTAGAAATGCCTTCCCAAATCGTTGCAGAAACTAGTGAAAGTATTATTAACGAATCTAGTGCAGATTTGTTTGAAACTGCGATAACAGATATCGaaaataccaataataaaGTAGAAACACCACAGAAAATTGTAGCCCAGATGTTTGAAACTTATGTGAATGATTCTAGCAAAGAATTTGAAAAGTTCGATACCAAAAGCAGCAAGCTAGAAGCCGCAATCGAAGAACCTGTAAAAACGATTGTTGaaacaaatgaaatatatataagtGATGCTGTTGGGGTAATTGGTGAATTCAAATTAAgtgaagaaaaattaaaatctaatctTGAAACTCAATTGAAAACAGTCGCTCAATCTTATGTAACATTGACAGATGAAATAAGTGGTATATTTAAAAGTGATAAATTACAGACAGATAACACTAGTTCTTTGATTGAACCTCCGATTAAAAGTGTAGCATTGTCTAGTGAAACTTTATTGAGCGAAACTGGCAGTAAATTCGCAGAAAAGCAAATAATTCAAGAAAATTCTAGAGTTTCTATTGAAGTTCCATTTAAAACGGTAGCCAATAAGATCGAAATAAGTGCAAGCGAAGAAATTGAAGGGATTGTTGAAAAATTCGATACTAAAATGGAAGTTTCTAAAGGTTCAATCGATACCAGTTGTAAGTCTGTTGCTGAAATTAGTGCCAACATATTAAACGAAAGTAGTGTGGAAATGgaaataaaagaattaaaaactAATACACCTAAAACATTAATGGATGAATCATTAAGATTTGTAGCTGAAGCTGTTATTCCTGTTATCGAAGAACCTAGTGAGGCTCTTGATACGCCGAAAATAATCAACGAAGAAGCTAAACTAGCTATAGACAACTTTGAACCAACAATAATAACTGAAGTCTTACTCGCAGAACCGAACCAAGAATCGTTTGAAGTACAAGAAGTTAAGAGTAAAATACCTTCATCGAAATTAGAAGAACCTTTTTTACCAGTAGCAGAAACTATTTATCTGTCTACAGAGGGACCCAAGGATGATGTTTTCAATGTTCCTAAAGTTATTGAAGAGCACGCGAATACTGAATTTAAGAGCTCGGAAGCAACTAAAGTGACAGATGTATTACCTCTAGAACCTCCATGTGATTTACTTGAAGTTCCAGAAATTAAACATCGCCAGTCGCGAACCTTGTTAGAAGAGACGAAATTTGTGGCTGCAAGTACAGAAATTAATTCTCAGTTAGGACCTAAAGAAGACAGCTTTATTATACCTAACATAATCAACCAGAAtgccaatttaaaaatagacgaACTCAAAGCGATTGAAACATTAGTTGTTAATTTAGAAGAAGCGACGCAAAAGTCGTCAGtggaatttaaaatagatgaaATGAAGTCAAAAACATCTATTGAGGATAATTTGAAAACTGTAGCTCAAAAAGTTATTGTCTCAGCGGCTGAGTCAGAAAAAGTCATTTCTGACGTCAGTGAAGTTTCTGTACAATCTGCTACTTTAGCTGTACAATCTCTAGCAGCTTTAGCGCAAACAGCAGTGATTCCTATTGAAGAAGTCAAAACAGGAGCTAAATCTTCCGAACTATCCAGCCATAACGctaaaatacttttacaaGAATCAACCGCAGCTCACGTTTTACAAGTGAATGCCATATCTTCTTCAATAAATGAAAACTTCGAGATTTCTAAAAACTTGAAGAAAGTTGAAACATCCGTCGAACGTTCTGAAGCAGCATCGGCTAAGGCGTCCGAAATTGAAGTTAAAGAAGCAAAATGTGAAATCACAGAAATTGTAGATGATAAATCATATGCAGACGTGGAAGCCGAATTTACAGTCGAATTGGCTCACGATGAACCAGAAGTAGACGCTTCTGCTGAATTGAGAATAGTAAAAAAACAGGCTATCAAAAAACAAGAGGATATGTCTGCATCTTTGGAAATACAAAAGGACATCGAATACATAGAGAACGGTATGACATCAATTATCAAATCAGTTGAAGCGGATCTCCAAGCTACGAAACTTTCAAAGAAATTTAAAGTGGAAGCAAAACTTGTTCGCAATGAAGGCAGCAAGAGCCCATCGCCTGATACTCCTATTATAGACGTGTATTTCTTCAAAGTAGACACCCCACAAGAACGTAAACGTGTAAGTTCTGAAGTCCAGTCAACAGAATTAGATTATAGATCGGTAAAGAAACGTCGCTACACACAAGCTGAAATGTCAGTTGCACAATCTATTGGAATAGAATATCAGATTTCCGACTCAGACCAGGAATCAGAGTCAGAATATATGGAAGTCGAATATGTTGATGAAGAGGAATATATAAAGCGACAATCCAGCAAATTTCAAGCAGCCATGTTCGAACAATCAGCAGCAACTCATATAGAAGCAGGTAGCAAAACATCACAAAGTCTCCAAGCTTCACAAACGACACAAAGAAGCAGTAAACATAAGCGTAGTGAAGCATCAGTCGCTGTGAGCGCAAGACAAGAAAAATCAAGCATAAGCGAACAAAGCAGTGCTTCCATAGAAATGACCAGAAAAAGCAATCAAGCGATGATGGCCCAATCAATCGCTGCAAGCGCCGAAAGCGTAAGTGCACATAGTACAAATGCATCTCTAGAAATAAGTCAACGAAGTCACGAAGCGTCTATCGCTGGTTCGCTTGCTGTAAGCGCAAAACAAGAACAAATGGTTAGTGCAACACAAAGCAGTTATGAATCTACTGAAATGAGTCAACAAAGCAATCAATCAGCAGTTGCTGTAAGAAGGAAAAAGAAACAGATGAGTGCAAGTTCGCAACAAAGCAGTCAGTTATCCATGGAAAGCCAAGAAACATCAATTCAACAATCATCTGCTGCCACTAAAGTTAAAAGTGCCCGAAAAAGTACCAACATTCAAGAATTGGAAGTCGACACGAAATCCTTACAAAAGGACATAAGCGTAATAGAAAAGGACATAGAATCACGACACGCCAAACTGTCTTCAGCAGATCATAAAACCAGAATCGAAGGCGGTTCAATACATGACACTAAAAGTCCCTCCCCTCCTATACAACCACCTACTCCTCTAACTGACGAATACATGTTTAGACTTGTAGCCCCTTTACCTAGTAGGGAAGGAACGCCTGTACCCAGAGATTGCACGGACAGTTCAGAATCAGATGAAGAAATACTTAAAAAGAAACTAACTCCCCATATTGACTTGACGATTGAACAGAGAATTTTCGATCCTCCTTTACCGACGCCACCAACGTCCCCAGAGAGAAGAACTAAGCCGTTTTATACTAAACCAGGTTTAAGAGGCGGTGGCGATAGATTGGATATTACAAAG GAAGAGATCTTAGAAATCGGTAGACAATCTACTCTTCTAGCCTCTGCTATAGGCGAAACGATACGAAATATACAACAATATAAATCTGAAGCaggaataaataaagatatggAATATAATAGTAGTGAAATGGAGATAAGCGAATTTAAGTCAATGGagttaaaagaatttaaaagcGAAGTCGCTGCTGATAATAAAGTGGAAGTACTGATCGATAAAATGATAGAAACTTCTAGACGTTTTTCTGGTGATGCTGAGGATGTAGGAATTGCAAAGGAAGAAGGAAAAGAGTGtattatacctattaataAG tttaacatatCCAACAGGATGGATTCTAGTTCTCTCGGTTACAATATTCAAAAGCCTAACAATATCAATTACAACAAGCttaacaatacaattttacaaataatttgt TCCGAAATATATCGAGGTGTTGAGAGGTACAct GATACTTCGGTGACCGCTGAAAAAGAATCTAGTAACCAAG TTCAATCCAGCTTTAAATTAGAAGAAgttaaagaaagaaagatgGATGGAAATAAACTTTCTGATCAACTAATGCGAAGCGTTCAAAGTATGATTG ATCCCAACGCAACTTTAGAAGAACGTTTAAAACAGGTTCAATCTCAAATAGCCGAACTATCCAGACTTCCTGACGTCATTCAGAAGACTCTAGAAGATGTTAAAATGCAGTTCGAACAACTTAATCAACAAGTACAACAG aaaaatGTTGAAATTCAAATGAGTCAAAGTGTCCAAGCTGAAAGCCACCAGCAGTTCCGAG TTTCAGAACAAGTATTTGAAAGTAAGAAAGAAGAGATTGAATCACAAAAACCAATAATAATAGAAGTAACAGAATCTGAAAATGCTGAACCGAAGAATTTGGAACCAATTCAGCAGAAAGAGATAGTTCATTCTGTAGAAGAAGATTTGGAAATACAGAATATTATTGAGAAGAGAAGATTGGAAGCGGAGAGTAAAGTTGATGAG gaACTAATGAAAGAACGACTCAGCCAAGAACTAAGATTGGTAAGGGAGAGATTATCGCCAAAACCAGGCGTCGAAGGCAGGTCCATGCCTAATTTGGGTCTCCCAGAAAGATTTGCACAAAATTTAGGTCCCCATGAAAGATCTTCACCAAAATTGGACGTAGCTGGTCCAGCTTTTCAAGAACCAGCTAGGCCTGTTACTCCTAAAATGTGGAAGAAGTTAGATACGTATGATGATGCTAATTTGGAACAAGTGCTGTCAGAAACTTTGGCTGCGCAAGCAGAGGTCATTCAAGGGAAGGCTATTGG AGTTAATTTCAAGAAATACGAGAAGCCCCCACCACCCCTCGATCATCTCCAACACTCTGAAGTGTACAAAGCAATTCATGATATGGAACAAAAGCCACTTAAAAAGGTGGAACTTTTAAAACCAGCGATCGCGGCTTCGGACTATGTTGAG ctaGAAGTATTGTTGGATTTGGGACCACATCCCGACGAGACAGTTGTGAATAAAACAGTTAACGAACTAAAATCATTGGATGGAGTTAAAGAG GCAATTTTCAAAGATGGCGCCGTCATGGTGGAAACAGTGTTGCCCAGCACAATGGTTGTCGATATTATATCTAGAGTGTCTGGCAAGAGAGCAGTGTTGCAAGGTTTTGGTG AAACGCAATCAGCTGTCGCTATGATATCGAACCAAAGCTGTGGTAAGATCATAATGGGTGTAGTGCGATTTCAACAGACTGAACAGGGGCCGCTCGTTGCGGACGTTTGTATAGACGGACTGACACCCGGTGAGCACGGACTGCATGTGCACGATACGGGCGATTTGAGTGAG GGTTGCAAGTCAATAGGGGGTCATTTCAACCCCCACAAGTCACCGCACGGGGGTCCGTTAGACCCCCCGGAGAAGAGACACGCGGGTGACTTGGGAAATATCATAGCCGATGATACTGGAAGAGCGACTTTTAGAATACTGGACAACGTGCTTAAG GTATCAGACATAGTGGGTAGGTCGATAGCCGTGACGTCACAATGCGACGACATGGGCAGAGGTTCTAGTCCGCTATCCAAAGTGAATGGAGATAGTGGAGAGCC AATCGCCTGTGGAATAATAGCGCGTTCCGCTGGAATATTCCAGAATCCGAAACGCATTTGTGCGTGTGACGGTGTCGTGGTTTGGGATGAGAAGGATCGACCGTTAGCTGGCAAAGGACGGAGGCAGTGTTGTGTTAAAGATAGTGAAGTGAAACAGTGTTGTAAAgtttaa